The following coding sequences lie in one Populus trichocarpa isolate Nisqually-1 chromosome 14, P.trichocarpa_v4.1, whole genome shotgun sequence genomic window:
- the LOC7462064 gene encoding uncharacterized protein LOC7462064 produces the protein MLLFTGRVISDSSSSASRIFAAASRNPFSISGSRFQVRAMAGSASQPFKKIQIQRDDTTFDAYVVGKEDAPGIVVLQEWWGVDFEIKNHAVKISQLGPGFKALIPDLYRGKVGLDVAEAQHLMDGLDWQGAVKDIQASVNWLKTNGSSKAGVTGFCMGGALSIASSVLVPEVDAVVAFYGVPSSQLADPAQAKAPVQAHFGELDNFVGFSDVTAAKALEEKLKASGIPYEVHIYPGNAHAFMNRSPEGVMRRKGMGLPDEDEASAELAWSRFTTWMTRYLSA, from the exons ATGTTACTGTTCACAGGCAGAGTGATCTCAGACTCATCATCATCAGCTTCCAGAATCTTCGCCGCCGCCAGTAGAAATCCCTTCTCCATCTCCGGTTCACGCTTTCAAGTTCGTGCAATGGCCGGATCTGCGTCTCAACCTTTCAAGAAAATCCAAATCCAGAGAGACGATACT ACATTTGATGCATATGTTGTCGGGAAAGAAGATGCTCCTGGTATTGTTGTACTTCAAGAGTGGTGGGGTGTCGATTTCGAGATCAAGAACCATGCTGTCAAAATCTCCCAACTTGGCCCTGGATTCAAGGCCCTTATTCCAGA TTTGTATCGAGGAAAGGTCGGTTTGGACGTTGCTGAAGCTCAGCATTTGATGGATGGTCTTGATTGGCAAGGTGCTGTCAAGGATATCCAGGCTTCGGTTAATTGGCTCAAGACAAATGGTTCAAGCAAG GCTGGAGTAACTGGATTTTGCATGGGGGGTGCTCTCTCTATTGCAAGTTCTGTTCTGGTTCCTGAGGTTGATGCTGTTGTTGCATTCTATGGTGTTCCTTCATCGCAGCTCGCTGACCCTGCTCAGGCTAAGGCACCTGTTCAGGCTCATTTTGGAGagcttgataattttgttggcTTTTCAGATGTTACG gcTGCCAAGGCTCTGGAGGAAAAGCTGAAAGCATCAGGAATTCCATATGAGGTGCACATTTATCCAGGCAATGCACATGCTTTCATGAACAGGTCTCCAGAAGGTGTGATGAGGAGGAAGGGCATGGGGCTGCCTGATGAGGATGAAGCTTCTGCTGAGTTGGCTTGGTCCCGATTCACAACATGGATGACCCGTTACTTATCTGCATAA
- the LOC18108766 gene encoding cellulose synthase-like protein H1, which yields MANAISPPNLFQKVVLKYPIHRAFDITIFFLLVSLLVYRLLYLSNHGFAWVLALLCESCFTFIWVVTVSCKWNPVEYKTYPERLSQKAQDLPPVDMFVTSADPVLEPSILTVNTVISLLAVDYPADKLACYVSDDGCSPITYYSLVEASKFAKIWVPFCKKYNIQTRAPFRYFSSELILTGSCNSLEFQQEYNKMKDEYEELASKIKDAVEKSMEWDQIGDFAIFSNIERKNHPTIIKVIRENEAGLSDALPHLIYISREKRPKHPNRYKAGAMNVLTRVSGLITNAPFMLNVDCDMFVNNPQIFLHAMCLLLGSKNERESGFVQCPQYFYDGLKDDPFGNQFVVGHKFMGNGVAGIQGPFYGGTGCFHRRKVIYGSCPDDIGNQAKRLTPVHGGLSYKEQLRIFGDSKEFIRSAAHALQGKENISPKNLPNLVEAAHQVAGCGYEYGTSWGTEVGWQYGSATEDVLTGLMIHARGWRSLLCTPDPRAFLGCAPRGGPISMTQQKRWATGFLEILISRRSPIIATVTAKLQFRQCLAYLSLLTWGLRSIPELCSAVLPAYCTITDSSFLPEVHEPAIYIYMALFLSYVIYTLIEYLETGLSIRAWWNNQRMARINAMNAWLFGFISVILKVLRISDTVFEVTQKDQSSSNDGDEGRFTFDASLLFVPGTTVLLLQLTALIMGFRGMQLSVNDGSGLGERLCSIMVVICFWPFLKGLFAKGKYGIPLSTIFKSAFLALCFVLLAKRA from the exons ATGGCCAATGCAATCTCTCCGCCCAATTTATTCCAGAAAGTTGTTCTTAAATACCCTATACACAGAGCCTTCGACATTACCATCTTCTTCCTTCTCGTATCTCTCCTCGTTTATCGTCTTCTCTATCTCAGCAACCATGGATTTGCTTGGGTTCTCGCTCTCCTATGTGAGTCATGCTTTACCTTCATCTGGGTTGTCACTGTCAGTTGCAAATGGAATCCAGTGGAATACAAAACATACCCAGAACGACTTTCACAAAA GGCACAAGATCTTCCTCCTGTGGATATGTTTGTGACAAGTGCAGACCCGGTGCTAGAACCGTCAATACTCACTGTAAACACAGTCATATCCTTATTGGCAGTTGACTATCCAGCAGATAAACTAGCTTGCTATGTATCGGATGATGGTTGCTCCCCTATAACCTATTATTCTCTTGTTGAAGCATCCAAGTTTGCTAAGATTTGGGTTCCATTTTGCAAGAAGTATAACATTCAAACTAGAGCTCCTTTCAGATACTTTTCCAGTGAGCTCATTTTAACCGGCAGTTGTAATTCCTTGGAATTCCAGCAAGAATACAACAAGATGAAG GATGAGTATGAGGAGCTTGCCTCCAAAATCAAAGATGCAGTCGAAAAATCCATGGAGTGGGATCAAATCGGTGATTTTGCCATCTTCTCGAATATAGAGCGCAAAAACCACCCGACTATAATCAAG GTTATAAGGGAGAATGAGGCTGGACTTTCAGATGCGTTGCCGCATTTAATTTACATATCAAGAGAGAAGAGGCCAAAGCATCCAAATCGCTATAAAGCAGGTGCCATGAACGTATTg ACCAGAGTCTCTGGATTGATAACAAATGCTCCATTCATGTTGAACGTGGACTGCGATATGTTCGTCAACAATCCACAGATTTTTCTCCATGCAATGTGTCTTTTACTTGGTTCCAAGAATGAAAGGGAAAGCGGGTTTGTTCAGTGTCCACAATATTTCTATGATGGACTAAAGGATGATCCATTTGGGAACCAGTTCGTGGTTGGGCACAAA TTCATGGGGAATGGAGTAGCTGGGATTCAAGGACCTTTTTATGGAGGAACAGGATGTTTTCACAGAAGAAAAGTCATTTATGGTTCATGTCCCGATGACATAGGAAATCAAGCAAAACGTCTCACTCCAGTTCATG GTGGTTTATCATACAAGGAGCAGCTAAGAATATTTGGCGATTCAAAGGAGTTTATCAGATCAGCTGCTCATGCACTACAAGGGAAGGAAAATATCAGTCCTAAAAATCTTCCAAACTTAGTTGAGGCAGCACACCAGGTTGCTGGTTGTGGCTACGAGTACGGTACTAGCTGGGGGACAGAG GTGGGTTGGCAATATGGATCCGCAACAGAAGACGTCCTCACTGGATTGATGATCCATGCTAGGGGCTGGAGGTCCCTTCTTTGCACGCCGGATCCTCGTGCCTTTTTGGGGTGTGCCCCTCGTGGCGGACCGATCTCGATGACCCAGCAAAAGAGGTGGGCAACAGGTTTTCTTGAAATATTGATCAGCAGAAGAAGCCCCATTATTGCCACAGTTACTGCCAAACTCCAGTTTAGACAGTGTTTGGCGTATCTCTCGTTGCTTACTTGGGGGTTACGCTCTATTCCTGAGCTTTGCTCCGCGGTGTTGCCAGCTTATTGTACCATCACCGACTCGAGTTTCCTGCCcgag GTGCATGAGCCAGCCATATATATTTACATGGCCCTTTTCCTGAGTTACGTCATCTACACTCTAATAGAGTACCTCGAAACTGGATTGTCAATCCGTGCATGGTGGAATAACCAAAGGATGGCAAGAATAAATGCAATGAATGCATGGTTATTTGGATTTATAAGTGTAATCTTGAAGGTTTTAAGAATATCAGATACAGTTTTTGAAGTTACACAAAAAGACCAATCTTCAAGTAATGATGGCGATGAAGGCAGGTTCACCTTCGATGCTTCGCTGCTTTTTGTGCCTGGGACAACCGTTCTGCTGCTGCAACTCACGGCATTGATCATGGGATTCCGAGGCATGCAACTATCAGTTAACGATGGCTCAGGGCTGGGAGAGAGATTGTGTAGCATAATGGTGGTCATATGCTTCTGGCCATTTCTGAAAGGCCTGTTTGCAAAAGGAAAATATGGGATTCCTCTGTCCACAATATTCAAGTCAGCTTTTTTGGCATTATGTTTTGTGCTCTTGGCCAAGCGTGCATGA
- the LOC7468513 gene encoding uncharacterized protein LOC7468513 has product MYRWPELQFGSWNPSEAAYRARETASVVQLIESLNNDATRERAIHLLSKNRAIREEMAPLLWYSVGTISILLQEIISVYRSLHSPIPMLTDRVSNRVCDALVLFQCVAANPSTKMPFIEAKIPLYLYPFLNNTNKERPHQFIRLASLSVIGALAKVDDPNVINFLLESEVFPCCIRSMEVGDVLSKTVATYIVYKILINEEGLRYCCTVAERFFALVRVLGSMVLKLAEEGQLAENPSIRLLKHIIWCYHRLSESPRSCDGLRCRLPVILSDAAFIDIFRQGDPSAVPHLQQLFHNVSNRTSRIQTIEKMIRPLVKG; this is encoded by the exons ATGTATAGGTGGCCGGAATTGCAGTTCGGAAGCTGGAACCCGTCCGAGGCCGCTTATAGAGCCCGAGAAACGGCTTCAGTGGTTCAGTTGATTGAATCCCTTAATAATGACGCAACCCGTGAACGTGCCATTCATCTCCTTTCAAAG AATAGGGCTATTCGTGAAGAGATGGCGCCTTTGTTATGGTACTCTGTTGGTACGATCTCTATACTTCTACAG GAAATAATTTCAGTATACCGTTCGCTGCATTCCCCAATCCCAATGCTTACTGATAGAGTTTCAAATCGGGTTTGTGATGCCCTTGTTCTTTTTCAG TGTGTAGCTGCAAATCCCAGTACAAAAATGCCGTTCATTGAGG CTAAAATACCTCTGTATCTTTACCCCTTTCTAAACAACACAAACAAGGAAAGGCCTCATCAATTTATAAGGCTTGCCAGCTTAAGTGTTATTGGTGCTCTAGCCAAG GTTGATGACCCAAATGTCATTAACTTCCTTCTAGAATCTGAAGTATTTCCTTGTTGCATACGCTCCATGGAGGTTGGAGATGTATTGTCAAAAACA GTTGCGACTTATATTGtttacaaaattttaataaatgaagaaGGGTTAAGGTATTGCTGTACTGTAGCGGAGAGATTTTTTGCCTTGGTCCGTGTTTTAGGGAGCATGGTCTTAAAGCTTGCTGAGGAGGGGCAGCTAGCTGAAAACCCCTCCATACGGCTTCTGAAACACATAATTTGGTGTTATCATAGGCTCTCAGAAAGTCCAAG GTCATGCGACGGGTTAAGATGTCGCCTTCCTGTGATTTTAAGTGATGCTGCCTTCATTGACATTTTTCGC CAGGGCGATCCATCTGCAGTACCACACCTGCAACAGTTATTTCACAATGTCAGCAACAGAACCTCTAGAATACAAACGATAGAGAAGATGATTAGGCCTTTAGTCAAAGGATAG